Proteins encoded within one genomic window of Gadus macrocephalus chromosome 16, ASM3116895v1:
- the zmp:0000000529 gene encoding WD repeat-containing protein 20, with product MCAARSRSFFFLTLWGRIISRSKSQFPVRLVCTKNAGDGGALKDINEIKSQFRTREGFYKLLTLSDSQQRGGAPRGPSTGATLGPGGGPGSIAGGGVGLLQGPGSASSNAAANSSPAGFHPPVRVSMVKLQPEDPGEESERVCFNIGRELYFYTYTNIKKAVDLSKPIDKRIYKGTQPTCHDFNQYSATAESVALIVGFSAGQVQYLDPIKKETSKLFNEERLIDKSKVTCLKWLPKSESLFLASHASGHLYLYNVDHPCGTAAPQYSLLRQGEGFAVYACKTKTPRNPLLRWAVGEGGLNEFAFSPDGVHVACVGQDGCLRVFHFDSMELQGVMKSYFGGLLCVSWSPDGKYLATGGEDDLVTVWSFAESRVVARGHGHKSWVNVVAFDPFTTSLEEEEPMELSGSEEDLHQGVAPPAPPPAASAAAAPPATAAAAAAAIPAASSMHFGRIRTSSTLSRLSRHSSKGGSPAVSYRFGSVGQDTQFCLWDLTDDVLYPRLPLSRALTSTLVPSLSHSGSTAAAAAMAGGVEGHHHPPNTAAGATVVGGVPPTLPLPLPRSLSRSNSLPHPAVANVAKGPGGAAEGGGSGGAGGGGGGGAGGGAAGGGAAGGANSTPFSIGRFATLSLQDRKSERSGGGGGGGGVEKEHKRYHSLGNISKSNDKINVAPRSSRLDAARVLGTTLCPRMHEVPLLEPLVCKKIAHERLTVLVFMDDCIITACQEGLICTWARPGRANLTTQNGNSPSGTVV from the exons ATGTGCGCAGCTCGGAGTCGGTCG tttttttttctcacgttgTGGGGTAGGATTATTTCCAGGTCAAAATCTCAGTTTCCTGTGCGGCTTGTTTGTACTAAAAATGCCGGAGATGGCGGAGCTCTGAAGGATATCAATGAGATTAAATCCCAGTTCAGGACCAGAGAGGGCTTCTACAAGCTGCTCACCCTCTCCGACTCACAACAGCGGGGCGGTGCGCCGCGAGGTCCGTCTACCGGAGCCACGCTGGGGCCCGGGGGTGGACCGGGTTCGATAGCCGGTGGAGGGGTAGGTCTGCTGCAGGGGCCCGGGTCTGCCTCTTCCAATGCCGCAGCCAACTCCTCTCCGGCTGGCTTCCATCCCCCCGTGCGGGTCTCCATGGTCAAGCTCCAGCCAGAAGACCCGGGCGAGGAATCCGAGCGAGTATGCTTCAACATCGGCAGAGAGTTATATTTTTATACCTACACGAATATCAAAAAG GCGGTGGACCTCAGTAAACCCATTGACAAGAGGATCTATAAGGGGACCCAGCCGACCTGCCATGACTTCAACCAGTACTCCGCCACGGCCGAGAGCGTGGCCCTGATAGTGGGCTTCTCGGCCGGCCAGGTCCAGTACCTGGACCCCATCAAGAAGGAGACCAGTAAACTCTTCAACGAGGAG aggttgATAGACAAGTCCAAGGTGACGTGTCTCAAGTGGCTGCCCAAGTCGGAGAGCCTGTTCCTGGCCTCGCACGCCAGCGGCCACCTCTACCTCTACAACGTGGACCACCCGTGCGGCACGGCCGCGCCCCAGTACTCCCTGCTGCGGCAGGGCGAGGGCTTCGCCGTCTACGCCTGCAAGACCAAGACGCCGCGCAAcccgctgctgcgctgggccgTGGGCGAGGGCGGCCTCAACGAGTTCGCCTTCTCGCCCGACGGCGTGCACGTGGCGTGCGTGGGCCAGGACGGCTGCCTGCGCGTCTTCCACTTCGACTCCATGGAGCTGCAGGGCGTGATGAAGAGCTACTTCGGCGGCCTGCTGTGCGTGTCGTGGAGCCCCGACGGGAAGTACCTGGCCACGGGCGGCGAGGACGACCTGGTGACGGTGTGGTCCTTCGCCGAGAGCCGCGTGGTGGCCCGCGGCCACGGCCACAAGTCCTGGGTGAACGTGGTGGCCTTCGACCCCTTCACCacctccctggaggaggaggagcccatGGAGCTGAGCGGCAGCGAGGAGGACCTGCACCAGGGCGTGGCgcctcccgcgccccctcccgCTGCCTCTGCCGCCGCCGCTCCTCCCGccacggccgccgccgccgccgccgccatcccCGCCGCCTCCTCCATGCACTTTGGCCGCATCCGGACCAGCAGCACGCTGTCCCGGCTGTCGCGCCACAGCTCCAAGGGGGGCTCTCCGGCGGTCTCCTACCGCTTCGGCTCGGTGGGCCAGGACACGCAGTTCTGCCTGTGGGACCTGACGGATGACGTGCTGTACCCGCGCCTGCCGCTGTCCCGCGCCCTCACCAGCACCCTGGTGCCCTCGCTGTCCCACTCGGgcagcaccgccgccgccgccgccatggcgGGCGGGGTGGagggacaccaccacccccccaacaccgcCGCCGGCGCCACGGTGGTCGGCGGCGTCCCGCCCAcgctgcccctccccctgccccgctCCCTGTCGCGCTCCAACTCCCTGCCCCACCCGGCCGTGGCCAACGTCGCCAAGGGCCCCGGCGGCGCCGCCGAGggcggggggagcgggggggccggggggggcggaggaggaggagcgggcgggGGCGCGGCGGGCGGGGGCGCGGCGGGCGGGGCCAACAGCACGCCGTTCAGCATCGGCCGCTTCGCCACGCTGTCGCTGCAGGACCGCAAGTCGGAGCGGtcgggcggcggcggtggcggcggcggcgtggagAAGGAGCACAAGCGCTACCACAGCCTGGGCAACATCAGCAAGAGCAACGACAAGATCAACGTGGCGCCCCGCAGCAGCCGGCTGGACGCCGCCAGGGTGCTGGGCACCACGCTGTGCCCGCGCATGCACGAGGTGCCGCTGCTGGAGCCGCTGGTGTGCAAGAAGATCGCCCACGAGAGGCTGACCGTGCTGGTGTTCATGGACGACTGCATCATCACCGCCTGCCAGGAGGGGCTCATCTGCACCTGGGCGCGGCCCGGGCGGGCG aACTTGACAACACAAAACGGCAACTCTCCCAGCGGCACGGTGGTATAG
- the eif3k gene encoding eukaryotic translation initiation factor 3 subunit K, translating to MALSFEQMRANVGKLLRGIDRYNPENLAVLERYVETQAKENAYDLEANLAILKLYQFNPAYFQTNVTSQILLKALTNLPHTDFTLCKCMIDQIHQEERPIRQILYLGNLLETCHFQSFWTSLEENRELIDGIAGFEDSVRKFICHVVGITYQNIEHRLLAEMLGDPLDTQVKVWMNKYGWTEDEEGQIFIFNQEESVKPKNIVEKIDFESVSSIMATSQ from the exons ATGGCGTTGTCTTTCGAACAGATGAGGGCGAATGTTGGAAAGCTTCTACGCGGGATCGACAG GTACAACCCAGAGAACCTCGCTGTCTTGGAGCGTTACGTGGAGACCCAAGCTAAGGAGAACGCCTATGATCTGGAGGCTAACCTGGCCATCCTCAAACT GTACCAGTTCAACCCAGCCTACTTCCAGACCAATGTGACGTCCCAGATTCTGCTGAAGGCCCTGACCAACCTGCCCCACACAGACTTCACCCTGTGCAAGTGCATGATCGACCAGATCCAC CAAGAGGAACGCCCCATCAGACAGATCCTGTACCTGGGGAACCTGCTGGAGACCTGCCACTTCCAGAGCTTCTGG ACCAGTCTGGAGGAGAACCGAGAGCTCATCGATGGCATTGCTGGCTTTGAGGACTCTGTGAGAAAGT tcATCTGCCACGTGGTGGGCATCACGTACCAGAACATCGAGCACCGGTTACTGGCAGAGATGCTTGGAGACCCCCTGG acacacaGGTGAAGGTTTGGATGAACAAGTACGGGTGGacggaggatgaggagggacaGATCTTCATCTTCAACCAGGAAGAGAGTGTCAAGCCCAAGAACATTGTGGAGAAGATTGACTTTGAGA GTGTTTCCAGCATCATGGCCACATCTCAGTGA
- the LOC132474474 gene encoding LOW QUALITY PROTEIN: mitogen-activated protein kinase kinase kinase kinase 5-like (The sequence of the model RefSeq protein was modified relative to this genomic sequence to represent the inferred CDS: deleted 1 base in 1 codon) produces MDSQQKMTLDISTTDPQEDFDILVRVGGGTYGDVYKARYKQNGELAAMKVVTMEPEDDFSIIQQEIVIVKSCKHNNIVAYYGSYIWANKLWICMEFCGGGSLQDVYHVTGPMTELQIAYICREMLQGLDYLHGQKKIHRDIKGANILLNDQGEVKLADFGISAQITATLARRMSFIGTPYWMAPEVAAVEIKGGYNELCDIWSVGITAIELVEMQPPLFEVHPLRVLFLMSKSGYQPPKLKDKSKWSSAFYSFVKAMLVRNPKKRPSAFKMLSHMFVTQQGLRQQLTMELLDRLRNPEKLRSCVSSEEDDMEVAVPGHLRRIQSINRHNQAERTDSGASMNQIYTTRPVEKTLQLGPSFPKIGGKSPIRDDNMESDDDYDDVDVPTLQSKRSQTMPFDETPPPLPPKPQARTSSEESVTGGEEERPSYFTRCPVARTSSGTQPLPERPSYPTRGPVARTDSGTVTQPLPAPRPNSTIQQRPKSQTELTPPQLPPKDPHRRQKTKKLSESVSPVSKKPPVYFKKVFHGCPLHVNCTTAWENPSTREQHLILGAEEGIYTLNLHSSEATMELLFPGRCTWLYTISNVLMSVSGKSSQLHSHLLKELYEQARKDQRLGALPTHRLLPRKYAVTVKVPDTKGCRTCSVVDTGQRGIAFLCCALDTSVLLLQWYEPLHKFMLIKNFDFPLPSPLKVFQMVAVSQQEYPLVCIGVSRGPDSNQPISFDNINLNSNTSWFTNAGLEKRCPEVVQVNQLDNNSLLVLLERSVHVVGLEGETKSSRGHGRNETTFDFNVDSVVYFEDSLLVVWRHGWQRRGESFTEVLQQEHLPRKEYRLIGSDRLVVMETRTLEEHSPGTCNLYILEIAENYVVLP; encoded by the exons ATGGATTCCCAGCAGAAGATGACGTTGGACATCTCCACGACAGATCCCCAGGAGGACTTTGATATTCTCGTCAGGGTTGGAGGAGGGACCTATGGAGATGTGTACAAG GCTCGTTACAAACAGAACGGTGAGCTGGCAGCCATGAAGGTGGTCACGATGGAACCAG aggatGACTTCTCCATCATCCAGCAGGAGATTGTCATCGTGAAGAGctgcaaacacaacaacataGTGGCCTACTACGGCAGCTACATATG GGCCAACAAGCTGTGGATCTGCATGGAGTTCTGCGGCGGGGGCTCCCTCCAGGACGTCtaccacg tgACTGGTCCTATGACAGAGCTCCAGATAGCCTACATCTGCAGAGAGATGCTGCAG GGCCTGGACTACCTCCATGGACAGAAGAAGATTCACAGGGACATCAAG GGCGCCAACATCCTCCTCAATGACCAGGGAGAGGTGAAGCTAG CGGACTTTGGGATTTCTGCCCAGATTACAGCGACTCTAGCTCGCAGGATGTCCTTCATTGGGACGCCATATTG GATGGCGCCAGAGGTGGCGGCTGTGGAGATAAAGGGAGGCTACAATGAGCTGTGTGACATCTGGTCGGTCGGCATCACAGCCATAGAGCTGGTGGAGATGCAACCACCCTTATTTGAAGTACATCCACTAcg GGTCCTGTTCCTCATGTCCAAAAGTGGCTACCAGCCTCCCAAATTAAAGGACAAGTCCAAATG gtcctCTGCGTTCTACAGCTTTGTGAAGGCCATGCTGGTGAGGAACCCCAAGAAGAGGCCGAGTGCCTTCAAGATGCTGTCG CACATGTTCGTGACCCAGCAGGGCCTGAGGCAGCAGCTGACCATGGAGCTCCTGGACCGGCTCAGGAACCCGGAGAAGCTCAGGAGCTGTGTGTCCTCAGAGGAGGACGACATGGAG GTGGCGGTTCCTGGTCACCTGAGAAGAATACAGTCCATTAACCGACACAACCAGGCCGAGAGGACCGACTCCGGGGCCAGCA TGAATCAGATTTACACCACGAGGCCGGTGGAAAAAACG TTACAGTTGGGGCCGTCGTTCCCTAAAATTGGTGGTAAAAGTCCAATCAG GGACGACAACATGGAATCAGACGATGACTATGATGACGTGGATGT CCCCACGCTACAATCGAAGAG GAGCCAGACCATGCCATTTGACgaaacccctcctcctctacctccgaAG cCCCAGGCCCGCACCAGCTCAGAAGAAAGTGTgacagggggggaggaagagcggCCCTCGTACTTCACCCGCTGCCCTGTGGCCAGGACCTCCAGTGGGACTCAACCCCTACCTGAGCGGCCCTCCTACCCCACCCGCGGCCCTGTGGCCAGGACCGACAGTGGGACTGTCACTCAACCCCTACCTGCGCCGCGCCCAAACTCCACCATACAGCAACGCCCAA AGAGCCAGACTGAACTCACCCCTCCGCAGCTGCCTCCGAAAGACCCTCACAGGAGGCAGAAAACCAAG AAGCTATCAGAGTCCGTCAGTCCGGTCTCGAAGAAGCCCCCT GTGTACTTTAAGAAGGTGTTCCACGGCTGTCCTCTGCATGTGAACTGCACCACGGCCTGGGAAAACCCAAGTACCAGAG AACAACACCTGATCCTGGGGGCCGAGGAGGGCATATACACCCTCAACCTCCACAGCTCCGAGGCAACCATGGAGCTG CTGTTCCCAGGGAGATGCACCTGGCTCTACACCATAAGCAACGTCCTCATGTCTGTCTCAG gtAAATCCTCCCAGCTCCACTCCCACCTCCTGAAGGAGCTGTACGAGCAGGCCCGCAAAGACCAGAGGCTGGGGGCCCTGCCCACACACAGGCTGCTACCCAG GAAATATGCAGTGACGGTTAAAGTACCAGACACGAAAGGCTGTAGGACCTGTTCAGTTG TGGACACGGGCCAGCGGGGCATTGCCTTCCTGTGCTGCGCGCTGGACACcagcgtgctgctgctgcagtggtACGAGCCCCTGCACAAGTTCATGCTGATCAAG AACTTTGACTTCCCGCTGCCCAGCCCGCTGAAGGTCTTCCAGATGGTGGCCGTCTCCCAGCAGGAGTACCCCCTGGTCTGCATCGGGGTGTCCCGCGGTCCGGACtccaaccaaccaatcagctTCGACAACATCAACCTCAActccaacacttcctggttCACCAACGCAGGCTTGG agaAACGATGCCCGGAAGTAGTTCAAGTGAACCAACTAGACAACAACTCACTACTTGTCCTTCTAGAAA GGTCAGTACACGTGGTCGGCCTGGAGGGG GAAACGAAGAGCAGCAGGGGTCACGGACGCAACGAGACCACGTTCGACTTTAACGTGGACTCTGTAG tATATTTTGAGGACTCGTTGCTGGTGGTGTGGCGCCACGGctggcagaggaggggggagagcttCACGGAGGTGCTCCAGCAGGAGCATCTCCCCAGGAAGGAGTACCGGTTGATCGGCTCCGACAG GCTGGTTGTCATGGAGACGAGGACGCTGGAGGAGCACTCCCCGGGCACGTGCAACCTCTACATCCTGGAGATCGCAGAGAACTACGTTGTACTGCCGTGA